One genomic region from uncultured Subdoligranulum sp. encodes:
- the gltA gene encoding NADPH-dependent glutamate synthase, with amino-acid sequence MPNMDPKKCPMPSQDPNVRNKNFKEVALGYTAEMAVTEAQRCLQCKNHPCRSGCPVDIDIPGFIAHVAKGEFEEAYKVIAQSSALPAVCGRVCPQENQCEGKCVRGIKGEPVGIGRLERFVADWYRENVHTKPEKPASNGHKVAVIGAGPSGLTAAGDLAKMGYQVTIYEALHVAGGVLMYGIPEFRLPKDIVQHEVEGLKELGVDIECNMVMGKVLTVDELLNEYGFEAVYIASGAGLPRFMGIPGESLNGVYSANEYLTRVNLMKAYLPDSHTPIMKSRAVAVVGGGNVAMDAARCAKRLGAETVYIVYRRGMAELPARKEEVEHAEEEGIIFKTLTNPVEVLGDENGWVRGMTCVEMELGEPDESGRRRPIVKEGSEFELDVDTMIMALGTSPNPLIRSTTPGLEADRHGCLITNGPDGLTSRPFVYAGGDAVTGAATVILAMGAGKEAAKAIDKAIKEKYGEA; translated from the coding sequence ATGCCCAACATGGACCCGAAAAAGTGCCCCATGCCCAGCCAGGACCCCAACGTCCGCAACAAGAATTTTAAAGAGGTAGCCCTGGGCTACACCGCCGAGATGGCGGTCACCGAAGCCCAGCGGTGCCTGCAGTGCAAGAACCATCCCTGCCGTTCGGGCTGCCCGGTGGATATCGATATCCCCGGCTTCATCGCCCACGTGGCCAAGGGCGAGTTCGAGGAAGCCTACAAGGTCATCGCCCAGTCCAGCGCGCTGCCCGCTGTCTGCGGCCGCGTCTGCCCCCAGGAAAACCAGTGCGAAGGCAAATGCGTCCGTGGCATCAAGGGCGAACCGGTGGGCATCGGCCGCCTGGAGCGGTTCGTGGCCGACTGGTACCGGGAGAACGTACATACCAAGCCGGAAAAACCCGCCTCCAACGGCCACAAGGTGGCTGTCATCGGCGCCGGTCCCTCCGGCCTGACCGCCGCCGGCGACCTGGCCAAGATGGGCTACCAGGTCACCATCTATGAGGCCCTCCATGTGGCGGGCGGCGTGCTGATGTACGGCATCCCCGAGTTCCGTCTGCCCAAGGACATCGTCCAGCACGAGGTGGAAGGCCTCAAGGAGCTGGGCGTGGATATCGAGTGCAACATGGTCATGGGCAAGGTGCTCACGGTGGATGAGCTGCTCAACGAATACGGCTTCGAGGCCGTCTACATTGCCTCCGGCGCCGGCCTGCCCCGCTTCATGGGCATCCCCGGCGAGAGCCTCAACGGCGTCTACTCCGCCAACGAGTACCTGACCCGCGTCAACCTGATGAAGGCCTACCTGCCCGATTCCCACACCCCCATCATGAAGTCCCGTGCCGTGGCCGTGGTAGGCGGCGGCAACGTGGCCATGGACGCCGCCCGCTGTGCCAAGCGGTTGGGCGCCGAGACGGTCTACATCGTCTACCGCCGGGGCATGGCCGAACTGCCCGCCCGGAAAGAGGAAGTGGAGCACGCCGAGGAGGAAGGCATCATCTTCAAGACGCTGACCAACCCCGTGGAAGTGCTGGGCGACGAGAACGGCTGGGTCCGCGGCATGACCTGCGTGGAGATGGAACTGGGCGAGCCCGATGAATCGGGACGCCGCCGTCCCATCGTCAAGGAGGGCAGCGAGTTCGAGCTGGACGTGGATACCATGATCATGGCGCTGGGCACCAGCCCCAACCCGCTGATCCGTTCCACCACCCCGGGCCTCGAAGCGGACCGCCACGGCTGCCTCATCACCAACGGCCCCGACGGCCTCACCAGCCGCCCCTTCGTCTATGCGGGCGGTGACGCCGTCACCGGTGCGGCCACCGTCATTCTGGCCATGGGCGCCGGCAAGGAAGCCGCCAAGGCCATCGACAAGGCTATCAAAGAAAAATACGGCGAAGCCTGA
- a CDS encoding LPXTG cell wall anchor domain-containing protein: MRFWKKRLQRVAAMVCSVALVASMMPTAAFATEPEPTPTPEPTPVVETTPTPEPSESPESTDATVTTPAPGTDADSTAAPSEEPTETPDGSPAPSEEPTETPDGSPAPSEEPVESPEPSGEPADAATAPSGETTDSTTVPGEEGTETTDSTTVPNAENVEQQVSVPQTLKAADAVPFNVEEKAADHVGLGEIYADAENRIFLTLSDGDEASAPLQTGTFIIQLDGEELARVTVSNLPAYSLFLNINAVEYQVEAWGDSSNITVSKDDAFDRRGYKISNLTPRIDTEYTVTVNFTAPAVKDHDAIVIQDNENFYGTFYWTKGTATADDFARPIKVYVDDALKYDGTIQTPKDLSQLEYWFEANLEKYTSEVRIDSDDLDQYTRKNVTVYLTTKCPCGKENCQCAGSCDCISDCNCPECVPVEGEDMIVTPYGTITYDDDAEGVKVKMSVEIYVNGELATTTKQFTTTSAVHGSLGFSANEAHGYHFFAVGEAKNSYDLLCKKYGETEYQHNRSSWYPTKGDERIVFANVTDEEDYILRIYTWTFDNYTTLDVGFRNGTNSDVTGYYISYVARDPKTGEDRVYSYPATSFEVTQPQIIPFGREVTLTAQCVSGKEVTTWRAEAYGYTNLLIYGERGGNGPKVAPQDGYGNAVTIIPYGSTVRELVNIYIVETGNAAPEKYHDGDPIQIKVYLKDKDHDVTETWKQYITLSDDTKTQKLEYKYNKDTRVIDATYQYEIYNCADISMAANTGYTVQAVKANLVYGQEGSDGITAKKLDNVQGGSTVEIYLAPAYTVEYYVGGNDTESDEYTDAKVYSVDKTELTAGGTVPNEDNTSDEDKNHDAQGMQKEYPVTWKAAINDTITLVGATGLNAWYPKWDETSGTVDGNKLDTTLKLATILADTEGAIYTVNGNVIKFFGETANEGVDLTKSIVSVKRGETTLTENDIPATLKVDDVVTYQVEVENTGNVALSGLTITDTLTARGAEPKNLADDSGEFAWKQEAGNWIGTVSNVELAASETKTYKYTYTVDDADKGKTINNAAEIAGKDPEDPEDGDETKTEVENPDVTVTKSLTAITRNGEEVTTINANTELKVGDEITYEIKVKNTGNVNLSGLTVTDEFSGYAKPGDIQESGNPVTSAVWQEGKTDTDPNWTLTIDDIDLDVRESKTYTYTYTVNQADADKNLTNTAAVTGDELDPDDPDDEGKDERPVKDDGDITLQPADITIYMGGEKGYTGVVDGEGNIVQNGNGSESLPEPGFYFTLPDEINQELSAALGEDPDAAVDLSKYITVTAMANDDKPRTWTLKQYGATTSTALIGEGEAQRAHFVYEIEPAKGQDPIRVQFTHDGKTIVSDEFDVTNALYEEYGMSLYLGGVDPNTIAFVITIPASDGGSTPAKTYYCGFKESEPATLTVRYASDAHTTTKAVTSENDLNPDTFGVVVGSKQLFNINQKDEGADGVDVTAKDVSLLVDSLVGGEDYAYTSELYSKAVTAAGFKSSGVWGQYLDLVDAENGNAWLTPEGEVTVFWPYPADVTKDTGTIKLYHFEGLDRDMATGNVMAEIKNTDAVEVPITRLDDGFTFKTSSFSPFVLVQDTTQPSGGEDKPSGGDDGNNDNNNNNTNTNNNTTTVNVTSTAAAQPQAATAAIPQTGDAMPVGLLGGLAAAAAAGFAALFVIRKRKQNG, translated from the coding sequence ATGCGATTTTGGAAGAAACGACTCCAACGTGTGGCCGCGATGGTATGTTCGGTAGCGCTTGTTGCCAGCATGATGCCCACCGCCGCCTTTGCGACGGAGCCGGAACCCACCCCGACGCCGGAACCGACCCCGGTCGTCGAAACGACCCCGACGCCGGAACCGAGCGAAAGCCCGGAAAGCACCGATGCGACGGTGACCACGCCTGCGCCCGGCACGGACGCGGACAGCACCGCTGCGCCCAGTGAGGAGCCCACCGAGACCCCGGATGGCTCCCCTGCGCCCAGCGAGGAGCCCACCGAGACCCCGGACGGCTCGCCTGCGCCCAGCGAGGAACCCGTGGAAAGCCCGGAACCTTCCGGGGAACCGGCGGACGCTGCCACTGCGCCCAGTGGGGAGACCACGGACAGCACCACTGTGCCCGGTGAGGAAGGCACGGAGACTACGGACAGCACCACTGTGCCCAATGCGGAAAATGTGGAACAGCAGGTGTCCGTCCCGCAGACGCTGAAGGCAGCCGATGCCGTGCCATTCAATGTCGAAGAAAAAGCTGCCGACCATGTAGGGCTTGGCGAAATTTATGCCGATGCGGAGAATCGCATTTTCCTGACCCTAAGTGATGGTGATGAAGCTTCGGCCCCTTTACAGACGGGAACATTTATCATTCAGTTGGATGGGGAAGAACTGGCAAGGGTTACAGTTTCAAATTTGCCGGCATACAGCCTGTTCTTAAATATCAATGCTGTTGAGTATCAAGTGGAGGCTTGGGGGGACTCGAGTAATATTACGGTAAGTAAAGACGACGCATTCGATCGCCGAGGCTACAAGATTTCAAATCTTACCCCGCGTATAGATACAGAGTATACGGTTACTGTCAATTTTACAGCGCCTGCCGTAAAAGATCACGATGCAATTGTGATTCAAGATAACGAGAATTTTTACGGTACTTTTTATTGGACCAAGGGCACTGCGACGGCAGATGATTTTGCGCGTCCGATCAAGGTGTATGTAGATGATGCGCTCAAGTATGATGGGACTATCCAGACTCCGAAAGACTTGAGCCAACTTGAGTACTGGTTTGAGGCAAATTTGGAAAAGTACACAAGCGAAGTACGCATTGATAGCGATGACTTGGACCAATACACGAGGAAGAATGTCACAGTATATTTGACTACTAAGTGCCCTTGCGGTAAAGAAAACTGTCAATGTGCTGGTAGTTGTGATTGCATCTCGGATTGTAATTGCCCGGAGTGCGTCCCTGTAGAGGGAGAGGATATGATCGTTACTCCCTACGGTACGATCACATATGATGATGATGCCGAAGGCGTCAAGGTGAAGATGTCGGTGGAAATTTATGTCAATGGGGAATTGGCAACCACGACAAAACAATTCACAACTACAAGTGCGGTGCATGGCAGCTTGGGCTTTAGCGCAAATGAAGCACATGGTTACCATTTCTTCGCCGTCGGTGAAGCGAAAAATAGTTATGATCTGCTTTGCAAAAAATATGGTGAAACGGAATATCAACACAATAGATCCAGTTGGTATCCTACAAAAGGCGATGAGCGTATTGTCTTTGCTAATGTAACGGACGAAGAAGACTATATTCTGCGCATCTATACATGGACATTTGATAACTACACAACTTTGGATGTCGGTTTCAGAAATGGAACCAATAGTGATGTGACGGGTTACTATATTTCTTATGTGGCCCGTGACCCGAAGACGGGTGAAGATCGTGTTTACTCTTACCCTGCTACATCCTTTGAGGTAACACAGCCACAAATCATTCCCTTCGGCCGTGAAGTTACTTTGACGGCACAGTGCGTGTCGGGCAAAGAAGTTACAACGTGGAGAGCCGAAGCTTATGGTTATACGAATTTGCTCATTTATGGTGAACGTGGAGGCAATGGTCCTAAAGTTGCGCCACAAGATGGATACGGTAATGCGGTTACCATAATCCCGTATGGCTCTACGGTTCGGGAATTGGTAAATATCTATATCGTTGAAACTGGAAACGCGGCTCCTGAGAAGTACCACGACGGCGACCCCATTCAGATCAAGGTCTATCTGAAGGATAAAGACCACGACGTTACTGAAACGTGGAAGCAATACATTACACTGAGCGACGATACCAAGACACAGAAGCTTGAGTACAAGTATAACAAAGATACGAGAGTAATCGACGCTACGTATCAGTACGAGATCTACAATTGTGCCGACATCAGCATGGCGGCCAACACCGGTTATACCGTGCAGGCGGTGAAGGCTAATCTTGTCTATGGACAAGAGGGCAGCGACGGAATTACTGCGAAGAAGCTGGACAATGTGCAGGGCGGCTCTACAGTCGAGATTTATCTGGCCCCCGCCTATACGGTCGAGTATTATGTGGGCGGAAATGACACTGAGTCCGACGAATATACAGACGCTAAGGTCTACTCTGTAGATAAGACTGAATTGACGGCTGGCGGCACGGTGCCGAACGAGGACAATACGTCGGATGAGGACAAAAACCATGACGCTCAGGGTATGCAGAAAGAGTACCCTGTCACGTGGAAAGCAGCCATCAATGATACCATTACGCTGGTGGGTGCTACCGGCCTGAACGCCTGGTATCCCAAGTGGGATGAGACGAGCGGCACGGTTGACGGCAATAAGCTGGACACTACGTTGAAGCTGGCTACGATTCTGGCTGACACCGAGGGCGCTATTTACACGGTTAATGGCAACGTCATCAAGTTCTTCGGCGAGACCGCGAACGAAGGCGTTGATTTGACGAAGTCTATTGTCAGTGTCAAGCGTGGCGAGACGACTTTGACGGAGAATGATATTCCGGCTACGCTCAAAGTCGACGACGTGGTGACCTATCAGGTTGAAGTCGAGAACACCGGCAACGTGGCGCTGTCTGGTCTGACTATTACCGATACTCTCACTGCACGGGGAGCCGAACCCAAGAATCTTGCCGATGATAGCGGCGAGTTTGCTTGGAAGCAGGAAGCGGGCAACTGGATCGGTACAGTCAGCAATGTTGAATTGGCTGCAAGCGAAACCAAGACGTACAAGTACACCTACACCGTAGACGATGCGGATAAGGGCAAGACTATCAACAACGCGGCAGAAATCGCAGGCAAAGATCCCGAAGATCCGGAGGACGGCGACGAGACCAAGACCGAGGTCGAAAACCCCGATGTGACGGTCACCAAATCGCTGACTGCAATCACCCGCAACGGCGAAGAAGTTACTACCATTAATGCCAACACTGAACTCAAAGTCGGCGACGAGATCACTTACGAGATCAAAGTCAAGAATACTGGCAATGTCAATTTGTCCGGCCTGACTGTTACGGATGAATTCAGCGGCTATGCCAAACCGGGCGATATTCAGGAAAGCGGCAACCCGGTGACAAGTGCTGTCTGGCAGGAGGGCAAAACGGACACTGACCCGAATTGGACCCTTACGATTGACGATATCGACCTGGATGTTAGAGAGAGTAAGACCTACACCTACACCTACACCGTCAATCAGGCGGACGCGGACAAGAACCTGACCAATACCGCAGCCGTGACCGGCGATGAACTCGACCCGGATGACCCCGATGATGAGGGCAAAGACGAGCGCCCGGTCAAGGACGACGGCGACATCACCCTGCAGCCCGCCGACATCACCATCTATATGGGCGGTGAAAAAGGCTATACCGGCGTTGTAGATGGCGAGGGCAATATTGTCCAAAACGGCAACGGCAGCGAATCTCTGCCCGAACCCGGCTTCTACTTCACGCTGCCGGATGAGATCAACCAGGAGCTGAGTGCGGCGCTTGGCGAAGATCCCGATGCGGCCGTCGATCTTTCGAAATATATCACGGTCACGGCTATGGCCAATGACGATAAGCCCCGTACCTGGACACTGAAACAGTACGGTGCCACTACGTCCACCGCACTGATCGGTGAAGGCGAGGCACAGCGCGCGCACTTTGTGTATGAAATCGAACCGGCAAAAGGCCAGGATCCTATCCGCGTACAGTTTACCCATGATGGCAAAACGATCGTCAGCGATGAATTTGACGTTACAAATGCCCTGTACGAAGAGTACGGAATGTCGCTCTACCTGGGCGGAGTTGATCCCAACACCATCGCGTTTGTGATCACCATTCCGGCATCGGACGGCGGCTCTACGCCTGCCAAGACCTACTACTGCGGTTTTAAGGAGTCGGAACCTGCGACCCTGACTGTGCGCTATGCTTCTGATGCGCATACCACCACCAAGGCAGTGACCAGCGAGAATGATCTGAATCCGGATACCTTCGGCGTAGTGGTTGGGAGCAAACAGCTTTTCAATATCAACCAGAAGGACGAGGGCGCGGACGGCGTCGATGTGACGGCTAAGGATGTTTCCCTCTTGGTGGACAGCCTTGTTGGCGGTGAGGACTACGCCTACACGAGCGAACTGTATAGTAAGGCTGTTACGGCCGCAGGATTCAAAAGCAGTGGCGTGTGGGGCCAGTACCTGGATCTGGTGGACGCTGAAAACGGCAATGCCTGGCTGACCCCGGAAGGCGAAGTCACGGTCTTCTGGCCGTACCCCGCAGATGTCACTAAGGACACCGGAACGATTAAGCTCTACCACTTCGAAGGTCTGGACCGTGACATGGCGACCGGCAATGTGATGGCTGAAATCAAAAATACGGATGCTGTTGAGGTGCCAATCACCAGACTGGATGATGGCTTCACCTTCAAAACCTCCAGCTTCTCGCCCTTCGTGCTGGTGCAGGATACCACCCAGCCTTCCGGCGGGGAGGATAAGCCCTCCGGCGGCGACGACGGCAACAACGATAACAACAACAATAACACCAACACCAACAACAATACCACCACGGTCAATGTGACCAGCACCGCTGCGGCCCAGCCTCAGGCTGCCACGGCGGCGATCCCCCAGACCGGCGACGCTATGCCGGTGGGGCTGCTGGGCGGTCTGGCAGCGGCTGCCGCTGCCGGGTTCGCGGCTCTGTTTGTGATCCGTAAGCGCAAGCAGAACGGCTGA
- a CDS encoding 2-hydroxyacid dehydrogenase — protein sequence MKIIFYGTRDYDRLYFELLAADPEYGCTIKFLAANLDVDTAPLAEGGDAVCAFVNSDCSAPVLEALAKAGIRLLLMRCAGYNNVDLEAARRLGITVLRVPGYSPEAVAEHAMALAQAANRRICKAYIKVRNNNFALDGLLGYNLYGSCAGIIGTGRIGAAMARICHGYGMTVLAYDQYHNPDLEGIVRYVELDELLRAADLISLHCPLTAETHHLINAETIAQMRDNAILVNTSRGGLIDTDALIAALRNRKFAGVGLDVYEDEDGQVFEDFSDAVLENEVVPILTSFPNVVVTSHQAFFTRTALQSIAITTMENARAFARGEKLVNEVKG from the coding sequence ATGAAGATCATTTTCTACGGTACGCGGGATTACGACCGTCTGTACTTTGAATTGCTGGCAGCCGACCCGGAATACGGCTGCACCATCAAGTTCCTGGCCGCCAACCTGGACGTGGACACCGCGCCCCTGGCCGAGGGCGGCGACGCCGTCTGCGCCTTTGTGAACTCCGACTGCTCCGCCCCGGTGCTGGAAGCCCTGGCCAAGGCGGGCATCCGGCTGCTGCTCATGCGGTGCGCGGGCTACAACAACGTGGACCTGGAAGCCGCCAGGCGGCTGGGCATCACGGTGCTGCGGGTGCCGGGCTACAGCCCCGAGGCGGTGGCCGAGCACGCCATGGCCCTGGCCCAGGCGGCCAACCGGCGCATCTGCAAGGCCTACATCAAGGTGCGCAACAACAACTTCGCCCTGGACGGACTGCTGGGCTATAACCTCTACGGGTCCTGCGCGGGCATCATCGGCACGGGGCGCATCGGCGCGGCCATGGCCCGCATCTGCCACGGCTACGGCATGACGGTGCTGGCCTACGACCAGTACCACAACCCCGACCTGGAGGGCATTGTCCGCTATGTGGAGCTGGACGAGCTGCTGCGGGCAGCCGACCTCATCAGCCTGCACTGCCCCCTCACCGCCGAGACCCATCACCTCATCAACGCCGAAACCATCGCCCAGATGCGGGACAACGCCATCCTGGTGAACACCAGCCGGGGCGGACTCATTGACACCGACGCCCTCATTGCGGCGCTGCGCAACCGCAAGTTCGCCGGCGTGGGCCTGGATGTATACGAGGACGAGGACGGCCAGGTGTTTGAGGATTTCTCCGACGCCGTGCTGGAAAACGAGGTGGTGCCCATCCTCACCAGTTTCCCCAACGTGGTGGTGACCAGTCACCAGGCCTTCTTTACCCGGACGGCGCTGCAGAGCATCGCCATCACCACCATGGAGAACGCCCGCGCCTTTGCCCGGGGCGAAAAACTGGTCAACGAGGTGAAGGGGTAA
- a CDS encoding GNAT family N-acetyltransferase has translation MKPTFKQVTKTRYVELVSELAKEIFVQHYTKLTPKVAAALADKYQSDVLTDDEIHSGVINYFLIYLGSEPVGYFAMDLGPAGALCLSRLFLKEKARGQGIGRSVVAYAQKLAEGDGRGRLYMQVWARDLKAEMFCKKCRFRKAETVPVEVLPGVTLDITTWEKLWR, from the coding sequence ATGAAACCGACCTTCAAGCAAGTGACCAAGACCCGCTATGTGGAGCTGGTCAGCGAGCTGGCGAAGGAGATCTTCGTGCAGCATTACACCAAACTGACCCCCAAGGTGGCCGCCGCCCTGGCCGACAAATACCAGAGCGATGTGCTCACCGACGACGAGATCCACAGCGGGGTCATCAACTATTTCCTCATTTATCTCGGCAGCGAGCCGGTGGGGTATTTTGCCATGGACTTAGGGCCTGCCGGGGCGCTCTGCCTGAGCCGGCTGTTTTTGAAGGAAAAGGCCCGTGGCCAGGGCATCGGCCGCAGCGTGGTGGCCTACGCCCAGAAACTGGCGGAAGGGGACGGCCGGGGCCGCCTGTACATGCAGGTGTGGGCCCGGGACCTGAAAGCCGAGATGTTCTGCAAGAAATGCCGTTTCCGCAAGGCGGAGACGGTACCCGTGGAGGTGCTGCCCGGCGTGACGCTGGACATCACCACCTGGGAGAAACTTTGGAGATGA
- a CDS encoding RidA family protein, which yields MKRIVTDKAPAALGPYVQAVDTGSTVYCSGQLGLDPVTNTLADGVAAQTRQSLANLQAVLAEAGLTLADVVKTTVFVQDLKDFGTVNEVYAEMFGETYPARSCVQIAALPKGALVEIECIAAR from the coding sequence ATGAAACGCATCGTCACCGACAAAGCCCCCGCCGCCCTGGGACCCTATGTCCAGGCGGTGGATACCGGCAGCACCGTCTATTGCAGCGGACAGCTGGGCCTGGACCCCGTCACCAATACCCTGGCCGACGGCGTGGCCGCCCAGACCCGCCAGTCGCTCGCGAACCTGCAGGCCGTTCTGGCGGAGGCCGGGCTGACCCTGGCCGACGTGGTCAAGACCACCGTCTTTGTGCAGGATCTCAAGGATTTCGGCACCGTCAATGAGGTGTATGCGGAAATGTTCGGCGAGACCTACCCGGCCCGCAGCTGCGTCCAGATCGCGGCCCTGCCCAAGGGCGCTCTCGTGGAAATCGAGTGCATCGCCGCGCGGTGA
- a CDS encoding sulfide/dihydroorotate dehydrogenase-like FAD/NAD-binding protein, producing MFTILKRRELNPTVTELWIHAPLIAKKAKAGQFIIVRPGENSERIPLTIAGYDREAGTVSIIFQVVGAGTMELNALKEGEAVHDFVGPLGKATEIEGLKNVCVVGGGVGCAIALPVAQALHAQGTRVTGIVGFRNKDLVILEDEFRACCDDFIIMTDDGSYGEKGVVTAPLEAKINEGANFDEVIAIGPLIMMKFVVKTTKPHNVKTVVSMNPIMVDGTGMCGGCRLTVGGKTKFACVDGPDFDGFEVDFDEAMHRGTMYKPFESHAREEECNLLKQEVQ from the coding sequence TTGTTCACCATCCTGAAACGGCGGGAACTGAACCCCACCGTCACCGAACTGTGGATCCACGCCCCGCTCATTGCCAAAAAGGCGAAGGCCGGACAGTTCATCATCGTGCGCCCGGGAGAAAATTCCGAGCGCATTCCGCTGACCATCGCGGGCTATGACCGGGAGGCGGGCACCGTCTCCATCATCTTCCAGGTGGTGGGCGCCGGTACCATGGAGCTGAACGCCCTCAAGGAGGGCGAGGCGGTCCATGACTTCGTGGGCCCCCTGGGCAAGGCCACCGAGATCGAGGGCCTGAAGAACGTCTGCGTGGTGGGCGGCGGTGTCGGCTGCGCCATCGCGCTGCCGGTGGCCCAGGCGCTCCACGCCCAGGGCACCCGGGTGACCGGCATTGTGGGCTTCCGCAACAAGGACCTGGTCATCCTGGAGGATGAGTTCCGCGCCTGCTGCGACGACTTCATCATCATGACCGACGACGGCTCCTACGGCGAGAAGGGCGTTGTCACCGCCCCGCTGGAAGCCAAGATCAACGAGGGCGCCAACTTCGACGAGGTCATTGCCATCGGCCCGCTGATCATGATGAAGTTCGTGGTCAAGACCACCAAGCCCCACAACGTCAAGACGGTGGTGTCCATGAACCCCATCATGGTGGACGGCACCGGCATGTGCGGCGGCTGCCGCCTGACGGTGGGCGGCAAGACCAAGTTCGCCTGCGTGGACGGCCCCGACTTCGACGGCTTTGAAGTGGACTTTGACGAGGCCATGCACCGCGGCACGATGTACAAGCCTTTTGAGAGCCACGCCCGCGAGGAAGAGTGCAATCTGCTCAAACAGGAGGTGCAGTGA
- the scfA gene encoding six-cysteine ranthipeptide SCIFF: MKHIQTLETRDMVKSLQNGGCGECQTSCQSACKTSCGIANQPCEKAED, from the coding sequence ATGAAGCACATTCAGACTCTCGAGACCCGCGACATGGTGAAGAGCCTCCAGAACGGCGGCTGCGGCGAATGCCAGACCTCCTGCCAGAGCGCCTGCAAGACCAGCTGCGGCATCGCGAACCAGCCCTGCGAGAAGGCTGAGGACTGA
- a CDS encoding ribonuclease Z, which translates to MVTVTLLGCGGTQPLPDRALSALTVSVGGATLLLDCGEGTQTALRRWGVSAYRITHILLTHYHGDHILGLPGLLQTLSSLGRTAPLTVAGPAGLDAVAAPVSALAGPLPFAVHWQEAGNTPFGAGPLTVTPVPLQHRVPCCGYALHLPRAGRFDTARAKAAGIPVSLWGRLQAGESVDGFTPDQVLGPARRGLTVVYATDTRPCPALLDAARDADLLCMDATYADDADLDKAKLYGHATCRETGALAAKAGVRRLWLTHYSAAVTDLQPGLAAAQSQYPGAVAGTDGLRLELDFDKGDNP; encoded by the coding sequence ATGGTCACCGTCACATTGCTGGGCTGCGGCGGCACCCAGCCGCTGCCCGACCGGGCACTGTCCGCCCTCACCGTCAGCGTGGGGGGCGCCACCCTCCTGCTGGACTGCGGCGAGGGCACTCAGACCGCCCTGCGCCGCTGGGGTGTCAGCGCCTACCGTATCACCCACATCCTGCTCACCCACTACCACGGGGACCACATCCTGGGCCTGCCCGGCCTGCTGCAAACCCTTTCGAGCCTCGGCCGCACCGCGCCCCTGACCGTCGCCGGCCCGGCGGGTCTGGACGCTGTGGCGGCGCCCGTTTCCGCCCTGGCGGGACCTCTGCCCTTCGCCGTGCACTGGCAGGAGGCAGGAAACACGCCCTTCGGGGCGGGCCCCCTCACCGTCACCCCCGTGCCGCTGCAGCACCGGGTGCCCTGCTGCGGCTACGCCCTGCACCTGCCCCGGGCCGGACGGTTCGATACCGCCCGGGCCAAAGCCGCCGGCATCCCGGTATCCCTCTGGGGACGGCTCCAGGCAGGGGAAAGCGTGGACGGCTTCACCCCCGACCAGGTGCTGGGCCCCGCCCGGCGTGGCCTCACGGTGGTGTATGCCACCGACACCCGCCCCTGTCCGGCCCTGCTGGACGCCGCCCGGGACGCAGATCTGCTCTGCATGGACGCCACCTACGCCGACGACGCCGACCTGGATAAAGCCAAGCTCTACGGCCACGCCACCTGCCGGGAAACCGGCGCCCTGGCCGCCAAAGCGGGGGTGCGGCGGCTCTGGCTGACCCACTACTCGGCGGCGGTCACCGACCTGCAGCCCGGCCTGGCGGCCGCCCAAAGCCAATACCCCGGCGCCGTGGCGGGTACCGACGGGCTGCGGCTGGAACTGGATTTTGACAAAGGGGACAACCCCTGA